GCCTTAGCTCAGCTGGGAGAGCGCCTGCTTTGCACGCAGGAGGTCAGCGGTTCGATCCCGCTAGGCTCCATTAGGATAGAATCCTACTGAACTTAATAAAGAAGTGAAGTTGAATACGAGACTAACTTCTTAGGAAAAAAGATAAACTTCCTTGTGTTCATGGAACACAGCGTCAGTTTCCTATTTTTCTACAGAAGTTTTCGCAAGCGAACCGTCTCTTACTATCCTAAATTTAGCACATTGAAAATTGAATAACGATATCAAATAGTAACAAGAAAATAAACCGAAAACGCTGTGAATATTAATGAGTATATGACTGAGAGGTCAAAAATAAGGTTAAGTTAGTAAGGGCGCACGGTGGATGCCTTGGCACTAGGAGCCGAAGAAGGACGTGACAAACGACGAAATGCCTTGGGGAGCTGTAAGTAAGCGTAGATCCAGGGATGTCCGAATGGGGGAACCCAACAGGTAGATGCCTGTTACCCGTATCTGTTAAGGATATGAGGAGGAAGACGCAGTGAACTGAAACATCTAAGTAGCTGCAGGAAGAGAAAGCAAAAGCGATTGCCTGAGTAGCGGCGAGCGAAAGGGCAAGAGGGCAAACCGAGAAGTTTACTTCTCGGGGTTGTAGGACTGCGATGTGGACTTAAAGATTATAGAAGAAGACCTTGGGAAAGGTTGCCAGAGAGAGTAAGAGCCTCGTATTTTAAATAGTCTTTATACCTAGCAGGATCCTGAGTACGGCGGGACACGAGGAATCCCGTCGGAAGCTGGGAGGACCATCTCCCAACCCTAAATACTCCCTAGTGACCGATAGTGAACCAGTACCGTGAGGGAAAGGTGAAAAGCACCCCGGGAGGGGAGTGAAAGAGAACCTGAAACCGTGTGCCTACAACAAGTTCGAGCCCGTTAATGGGTGAGAGCGTGCCTTTTGTAGAATGAACCGGCGAGTTACGTTATGATGCGAGGTTAAGTTGAAGAGACGGAGCCGTAGGGAAACCGAGTCTGAAGAGGGCGCATAGTATCATGATGTAGACCCGAAACCATGTGACCTACCCATGAGCAGGTTGAAGGTGAGGTAAAACTCACTGGAGGACCGCACCAGGGCACGTTGAAAAGTGCTTGGATGACTTGTGGGTAGCGGAGAAATTCCAAACGAACTTGGAGATAGCTGGTTCTCTCCGAAATAGCTTTAGGGCTAGCGTCGACAGAAAGATTCTTGGAGGTAGAGCACTGTTTGGGTGAGGGGTCCATCCCGGATTACCAATCTCAGATAAACTCCGAATGCCAATGAATTATGGTCGGCAGTCAGACTGCGAGTGCTAAGATCCGTAGTCGAAAGGGAAACAGCCCAGACCACCAGCTAAGGTCCCAAAATAATTGTTAAGTGGAAAAGGATGTGGGGTTGCACAGACAACTAGGATGTTAGCTTAGAAGCAGCTATTCATTCAAAGAGTGCGTAATAGCTCACTAGTCGAGTGACCCTGCGCCGAAAATGTACCGGGGCTAAAACAATTTACCGAAGCTGTGGATCCTTTAGGGGATGGTAGGAGAGCGTTCTATGTGTGGTGAAGGTGTACCGTGAGGAGCGCTGGAACGCATAGAAGTGAGAATGCCGGTATGAGTAGCGCAAGACAGGTGAGAATCCTGTCCACCGTAAGACTAAGGTTTCCAGGGGAAGGCTCGTCCGCCCTGGGTTAGTCGGGACCTAAGGAGAGACCGAAAGGTGTATCCGATGGCCAACAGGTAGAGATTCCTGTACTAGAGTATAGAGTGAAGGAGGGACGCAGTAGGCTAACTCAAGCGTGCGAATGGAAGAGCACGTCTAAGCAGTGAGGTGTGATAGGAGTCAAATGCTTCTATCTGTAACATTGAGCTGTGATGGGGAGCGAAGTTTAGTAGCGAAGTGAGCGACGTCACACTGCCAAGAAAAGCTTCTAGCGTTAATTTATACTCTACCCGTACCGCAAACCGACACAGGTAGTCGAGGCGAGTAGCCTCAGGTGATCGAGAGAACTCTCGTTAAGGAACTCGGCAAAATGACCCCGTAACTTCGGGAGAAGGGGTGCTCAGTGTAACTGAGCCGCAGTGAATAGGCCCAAGCAACTGTTTATCAAAAACACAGCTCTCTGCTAAATCGTAAGATGATGTATAGGGGGTGACGCCTGCCCGGTGCTGGAAGGTTAAGAGGAGTGCTTAGCGGTAACGCGAAGGTATGAATTGAAGCCCCAGTAAACGGCGGCCGTAACTATAACGGTCCTAAGGTAGCGAAATTCCTTGTCGGGTAAGTTCCGACCCGCACGAAAGGCGTAATGATTTGGGCACTGTCTCAACGAGAGACTCGGTGAAATTTTAGTACCTGTGAAGATGCAGGTTACCCGCGACAGGACGGAAAGACCCCATGGAGCTTTACTGCAGTTTGATATTGAGTGTCTGTGCCACATGTACAGGATAGGTAGGAGCCAAAGAGATCGGGACGCCAGTTTCGATGGAGGCGATGTTGGGATACTACCCTTGTGTTATGGCCACTCTAACCCGGATAGGTGATCCCTATCGGAGACAGTGTCTGACGGGCAGTTTGACTGGGGCGGTCGCCTCCTAAAGAGTAACGGAGGCGCCCAAAGGTTCCCTCAGATTGGTTGGAAATCAATCGCAGAGTGTAAAGGTATAAGGGAGCTTGACTGCGAGAGCTACAACTCGAGCAGGGACGAAAGTCGGGCTTAGTGATCCGGTGGTTCCGTATGGAAGGGCCATCGCTCAACGGATAAAAGCTACCCTGGGGATAACAGGCTTATCTCCCCCAAGAGTTCACATCGACGGGGAGGTTTGGCACCTCGATGTCGGCTCGTCGCATCCTGGGGCTGTAGTCGGTCCCAAGGGTTGGGCTGTTCGCCCATTAAAGCGGCACGCGAGCTGGGTTCAGAACGTCGTGAGACAGTTCGGTCCCTATCCGTCGCGGGCGAAGGAAATTTGAGAGGATCTGCTCCTAGTACGAGAGGACCAGAGTGGACTTACCGCTGGTGTACCAGTTGTTCTGCCAAGAGCATCGCTGGGTAGCTATGTAGGGAAGGGATAAACGCTGAAAGCATCTAAGTGTGAAACCCACCTCAAGATGAGATTTCCCATAACGTTATGTTAGTAAGAGCCCTGAGAGAAGATCAGGTAGATAGGTTAGGAGTGGAAGTTGTGTGAGCAATGGAGCGGACTAATACTAATAGCTCGAGGACTTATCCGAGAAGAAGTAATGAGAACGTGAAGAAAAGCGTATGATTTTAGGGAATCAGCGCAGAAGTCATAGGGACTTCAAGCGGATTTATCTAAATCACTAGCTTTTTAGTTCGAATACAATTACTTAAGTAATGAAGGCAGATCTAGTAAGGATTTAGCCGGAGTACAATTTCATTGAGAAAGATAGCGTAGAGGTAAATCTTTTACAATTTGAGACGTTATTCAATTTTGAGTGTGTTAGATACTCAGCAGTTAAGTGACGATAGCCTAGGAGATACACCTGTACCCATGCCGAACACAGAAGTTAAGCCCTAGAACGCCGGAAGTAGTTGGGGGTTGCCCCCTGTGAGATATGGTAGTCGCTTAGCAAGGATAGGAAGTAGAGATACTTCCTTTTTGGGAGTTTAGCTCAGCTGGGAGAGCATCTGCCTTACAAGCAGAGGGTCAGCGGTTCGATCCCGTTAACTCCCATAATTCTAGAAAGAATAGGTCCCGTAGTGTAGCGGTTATCACGTCGCCCTGTCACGGCGAAGATCGCGGGTTCGATTCCCGTCGGGACCGTTTTAGTGTATAGAGATACATTAGAGAGACTCGTTAGCTCAGTTGGTAGAGCATTTGACTTTTAATCAAAGGGTCACTGGTTCGAGCCCAGTACGGGTCATAGTCACAGGCGGGTGTGGCGGAATTGGCAGACGCACCAGATTTAGGATCTGGCGCTTAACGGCGTGGGGGTTCAAGTCCCTTCACCCGCATAGGAGATAAGCCGGCTTAGCTCAGTTGGTAGAGCATCTGATTTGTAATCAGAGGGTCGCGTGTTCAAGTCATGTAGCCGGCATTAAAGGAAAGAAGCGAATGCGAACGTAGTTCAGTGGTAGAACATCACCTTGCCAAGGTGGGGGTCGCGGGTTCGAACCCCGTCGTTCGCTTGAGGAAGCCGGGGTGGCGGAACTGGCAGACGCACAGGACTTAAAATCCTGCGATTGGAAACAATCGTACCGGTTCGATTCCGGTCCTCGGCATAGGAAAGAGCACCCTTAGCTCAACTGGATAGAGTACCTGACTACGAATCAGGCGGTTAGAGGTTCGACTCCTCTAGGGTGCATAGAAAAGAAGTCTCCTAGGACTTCATTTTTTCTATCCATACGGGAAGTAGCTCAGCTTGGTAGAGTACTTGGTTTGGGACCAAGGTGTCGCAGGTTCGAATCCTGTCTTCCCGATATTTTATTTGATATTAGATGAAATAGGTGTTAGTTTTTAACATCCAGAGAGAATATGTTCATTCTCTCTTTTTTTCTGTTCAATATAAATTCAATATCAATTGTAGTGGAAAGACTATCAGCGAACATCGAAAAAAAGGAGAGGCATTTTTTTGTATTCAAATGCTACTAAGTTATTTGTTATCAATGACTGGAGTCAATGAAATTTTATGAATCTTAAATTAGAAGTTATTACGTTTTGATAAGAATATTATCTTCTGATGTTAAATATTTGTTCCAACTTTGAATTAGAATGACATTTTTTGTTAAAGTAGCCATTCGGTATTTAGTTATTGGGGGATATTGGCAAATAGCTATAGAGAGTATTTATCAACGTGATAAAAAATAGATATGGATAAGAAATTTAATTTATGTTATGATATAAGTGTAATAAAGGAGAGAAAATGCAGAATAACTTACTGGTATTACAGTCAGATTTTGGTTTGGTAGATGGGGCTGTATCGGCAATGGTCGGTGTGGCCTTAGAGGAATCCCCAACGTTAAAAATACATCATTTGACTCATGATATTACGCCTTATAATATTTTTGAGGGAAGCTATCGTTTGTTTCAAACGGTGAATTATTGGCCGGAAGGGACAACGTTTGTCTCCGTTGTGGATCCAGGCGTTGGTTCGAAGCGGAAAAGCGTGGTTGCCAAAACTGTACAAAATCAGTATATTGTCACGCCAAATAACGGGACACTTTCTTTTATCAAGAAACATGTGGGAATTCTAGCGATTCGTGAGATTTCGGAGGTGGAAAATCGCCGAAAAAATACGGAGCATTCTTATACGTTTCATGGTCGTGATGTTTATGCTTATACTGGTGCGAAGTTAGCAAGCGGACACATTACTTTTGAAGAAGTGGGCCCAAAATTAAGTATAGATGAAATTGTAGAAATTCCTGTTGTGGAAACGACAATTGGGAATGATTTTGTTAGTGGGGCTATTGATATTTTAGATGTTCGTTTTGGTTCGCTATGGACGTCTATTACACGTGAGGAATTTTATACTCTTAGTCCTGAATTTGGTAATCGGTTTGAGGTCACGATTTATAATAACGATATGCTGGTCTATCAGAACCAGGTGACTTATGGGAAATCTTTTGCGGATGTACGGATTGGTCAGCCGATTTTGTATATCAATTCTCTTTATCGTGTTGGTCTGGCGATCAATCAGGGGTCTTTTGCGAAGGCCTATAATGTAGGAGTCGGAGCGCAATGGAGTATTGAAATCAAGCGGATTGAAAAATAAATAATAAAGGAGATTATTATGAAAAATAATTCAATAAGAAGTGTTGTCGCAACGGGGATTGGAGCAGCTCTCTTCGTCGTTATTGGAATGATTAGTATTCCAACTCCTGTGCCAAATACCAGCATTCAATTGCAGTATGCTTTGCAGGCCTTGTTTAGTGTGATTTTTGGTCCGGTTGTTGGATTTTTAACGGGCTTCATCGGTCATGCCTTAAAAGACTCTTTGCAATACGGGAATCCTTGGTGGTCATGGGTCATTGCCAGCGGTTTGTTTGGTTTGATTATTGGGCTGTTTCAGAAAAGAATCCGTGTTACGCAAGGAATTTTTGAAGCAAAAGATATTGTATCGTTCAATGTGATTCAACTGTTGGCCAATGCTGTGGTATGGATTGTCATCGCGCCGCTAGGTGATATTTTGATTTACAATGAGCCTGTAAACAAGGTGTTTGTCCAAGGTGTTGTTGCAACGATTTCTAACGGTTTGACCGTTGCTATTGCAGGGACAGTGCTTTTGCTGGCTTATGCCCGCACGCAAACCAAATCAGGAAGTTTGAAAAAAGATTAGTGACAGGAAGCGGGAGTGAGACGGAGCGAAGGTTTGAAAATGTTTCTTCCTATTCTCACCACTGCGTTGTTGGTTTATTCACAGTATGCTTTGAAGCTGGAGATGTTTGTTCCAGCTTTTTTATTTTTAATTTCAATAAAATATCACACAAAATGTAATTTATATATTGCATTTTATATAATATAGTGTATAATAGTAGTGAAGAAAGAGAGTGGCTCATGAAAATCATTCAAAAAGCAAGAGATTTTTATTTTCAGGGGTCTCAGTTTTAGTTGCTTAACCCATGATTTCACTCTGCACGTTACAAAGAAAAATGGTTCTGACTCAGAGGATAAAGAGAATGGCAAAAAATCTTAAACTAAAAATAGCTCGGGTCGAGCATGATTTGACCCAGGGAGATTTGGCAGATGCGATTGGTGTCACGCGACAAACGATTGGTTTGATTGAAGCGGGGAAATACAATCCTAGTCTCGGTCTCTGTATTGCAATTTGTAAACGATTGGATAAAACATTAGATCAATTATTTTGGGAGGAGTAATCATGAACTTCATTAAACGTCAGATTTTAGATGAGCGAGAAGAGCAACTGACCAATAAAGCAGGAATGGAAGCTTTTAGTTTTCTGATGACTAGTAATCTTATCTTTTATATTGGAAGTATTTTTATCCATTCGGGGAAGGTCTATACGCAACTATTCCTGTTCTCAAGTCTCATTGCATTTTTGTACTTTTTGGAGCGCTGCCGGCGGCTAGGAGCCAATTATTTCAATAGTTTTACCTTCACTATTTGGGGTGTTATGGCAATGACGGCTTTGGTAACGGTTGTGATTTTGGTGCAGAATTTTCAAGTCAATCATGCTATTTATCAGAATAATCCATTGCATGGCCAAGTTTTTAGTTGTGATTCCGATTACGTTTCTGATTTACCTTCCAATCATGATAGTGTTCAATCTGATACTAGAAATTGTTGGAAAATGGCAAAAGGTGCGATTTGAGAAATATTTAGCGGATTTAGAAGATGAATCCTGAAAGGAGATGTATCATGAGCAAAATAAAGGATTATTTTGGTGGCGAAAAGGACGAGCGTATTCGGCAAGGGACATACAAGGCTGAAGCCTATGCGTTTCGATTTTTACTTGTATTTTTGATAATTGCAATCAGTATCAAGTTTTTCTTTCTAGATTCTCCAATAGAAGGTTATGTTGATGAATTAGCAGCGGTTTTGATTGCTGTGAGTATTTGTTACTTTGTATTGTGGAGAGAAAGAATTGTTGAAAAGAGCTTGGGAATTTTGACGACATTATTCCAATCATTCTTGCTGACAATTCTCAGTGGGTATTATCATTACCATTTTGGTGAATTGCATTATAAAAATCGTTCGACGAGTGATTTTATCCTATTTTTATTTGGAAGTTTTATAACCTATCTGTTAGTGCTGGGTGTATTCAATTGGCTTTTAAATAAATACAATCAACATCGTCGAGACAAGATTGATATGGAAATGGAAGATTCTGAATAAAAGAGGACGGAACTCCTTTAGGAGAGAAACAGTTCATTATTAGGATACAGAGGCAGGGAGCATATTGTCCCTGCCTTGCTTTATAATCGCAAAATGCCCTATGATTGAGCTTTTCATTTGCTTTTTAGGCTTAAGAAAGCACCTAATACGGAAAATATTGTCTGGGTAAGCTGTCAGAGGTTCAGACGGAGTAAACTGGTATTGCTTCATGTCATCCGAGGTTCAGACGGAGCAAATTGATTTTGGTTCATGTCATCCGAGGTTCAGACGGAGCAAACTGATTTTGGTTCATATCGTCCGAGGGTCAGACGGGGTAAACTAGTTTTGGTTCATGTCATCCGAGGTTCAGACGGAGCAAACTGATTTTGGTTCATATCGTCCGAGGGTCAGACGGGGTAAACTAGTTTTGGTTCATGTCATCCGAGGTTCAGACGGAGCAAACTGGTATTGGTTCATATCGTCCGAGGGTCGGACAGAAGAAACGAGCTTGGGTTTGCTCCGTCGACCGGGTCGATAGTCTCAACTGGTTTAAGTTTGTTTCGTCGACCGGGTCGACTATTTTAACCATTGCCGCACTTTCTCAGTAACCGTGTAGGGTCGGCAAGAAGCTGAACGCTTCTTGTTTGGTCAGATTTTTTCACGTTCAAGGTTTAATTTTGCGACAGTGTTCGCGGACTTCAAAATTGATTTTCATCTTATTTTCTTTTGTGCTACAATAGAATGAGTAAGTACAAGAGGAGAAGTGGATGATTTTAGAGGAATTTGATGAAAATCGTCAGGCGATTATCAATCCAGAAGATTTGGTGGAGGCGCTACCGAATTTTCCAGAAACAGTGGTGTCTTGCTTTGCCCGTGAGACCTTTAAGCGCATGCTGGCTGATTTTCAGCATGAGCTATTGACCTCCACTTCCATGGCAAATATTGAAATTCCCATTTACAAGATTGTTATAAAAGGTAAGGCAATCGCCGTGTTCAATTCACCAGTGGGGGCAGCTGCCTGTATCGCCATTTTGGAAGATCTGATTGCCTTTGGAATGAAGAAGCTGGTTCTTTTTGGAACATGTGGTGTTTTAGATGAAACGATTAGGGAAACGTCTATTATCGTGCCCCATACTGCGATTCGTGATGAAGGGACCAGTTATCATTACCTGCCGGCTTCTGATGAGATAGAAGTAAATGTCGGTTTGCGGGATTTTTTACAGTCAATTTTAGCTGATAAAGGAATTTCTCATACAGTTGGAAAAGTTTGGACGACAGACGGTATTTATCGGGAAACAGCTGCGAAACTCCGTAAGCGAAAAGAAATGGGTGCTATTTGTGTAGATATGGAATGTTCAGCAGTTGCAGCTTTGGCAGCTTTTCGTGAGATTTCCGTTTGCCATTTCTTTTATGCGGCGGACCACTTATCAGAAGAAGCCTGGGATATGCGCAATTTAGCCAATCATGCAGACTTAGACGAAAAAGATAAAGTGGCTAACTTGGCGATTCAGCTCGCCCTTGCTTTATAGAGAACATGCTATGAAAAAACCAATTATTCAATTTGAAAACTTTAGTTTTCAGTATCAAGCGCAGACAGAACCAACCTTGAAAAATGTTGATTTGACGATTTATGAGGGCGAAAAGGTCTTGATAGTCGGCCCTTCTGGTTCGGGAAAGTCCACTCTTGGACAATGCTTAAATGGCATTATTCCAACTATTTATCATGGAGAAATGACTGGGAATCTGTGGATTCAAGGTAAGTCTGCGTTTGGCAGCAGCATTTATGACTTGTCCAATCTTGTCAGTACCGTCTTGCAAGACACAGATGGTCAGTTTATTGGGCTGAGTGTTGCAGAAGATTTGGCTTTTGCTTTGGAAAATGACATGGTGGATTTGCCGATGATGAGAGAAAAGGTTCATTTATGGGCGGAAAAATTGGATTTGTTATCGCTGTTACACCAGCGTCCCCAAGACTTATCTGGTGGGCAGAAGCAGCGGGTCAGTTTGGCTGGGGTGCTGATTGACGAAAGTCCGATTTTGCTCTTTGATGAACCTTTGGCAAACTTAGATCCGAAGTCGGGACAGGATACGATTGAGCTGATCGATCAGATCCATACGGAAGCAGGAACGACAACGATTGTTATCGAGCACCGTCTGGAAGATGTGCTGTATCGGTCTATTGATCGGATTATCCTCATCAATGACGGACAAATTCTCTTTAACGGCAGTCCTGATAATCTGCTGCATACGCAGTTATTAGCCGAGAATGGAATTCGAGAGCCGCTTTATCTGACCACCTTGCGTCAGCTTGGTTTTCAGCTGGAAAATTCTGCACAGTTGGCAAATTTAGCTCAGATAGATGTCTCCGCTGTTCAGTTTTTGGGTGAAAAAGTTTCTATTCAAAAATCACAGGCACAGGATGATTTGCTGGAGTTGAAAAATGTCCAGTTTGCCTACGGTGAGAAAAAGGTTTTACAAGATATTGATTTTACAATCTCTAAAGGCGAAAAAATTGCCATTGTCGGGAAAAACGGTGCTGGAAAATCCACGTTAGCCAAAGCGCTCTGCCAGTTTATCGCAACAGAAGGAAGCTATACTTGGCAGGGAAGAGACATCAAAGGCGACTCCATTAAAGAGCGGGCAGAACGGATTGGTTACGTTTTGCAAAACCCAAATCAGATGATTTCTACGACCATGATTTTTGATGAGGTTGCTTTGGGCTTGAAGCTGCGTGGCGTTGCAGAAGAAGAAATAAAAAAGCGAGTCTTAACTGTACTAAAAACTTGTGGTCTATATGAATTTCGACATTGGCCTATTTCTGCTTTGTCCTTTGGGCAAAAAAAGCGTGTGACCATTGCTTCGATTTTAGTGTTAAATCCAGAGATTATCCTTTTAGATGAGCCAACGGCTGGCCAAGATCAGCGCAATTACACAGAAATCATGAATTTCTTAAATGAATTGAACCAAAAAGGGCATACGATTATCATGATTACGCACGATATGCAGCTGATGCTGGATTATTCTGACCGCGCGGTTGTGATGTTAGACGGAAAGATCTTGGCAGACAAAACACCGGCCGAAGTTTTGACAGATAAGACTTTGATTTATGTGGCGAATCTTAAGGAAACGTCTATCTTTTCCTTGGCTGAGAAATTAAACGTTGATCCACTTGCTTTAACAGAATTTTATATGCAAGAAAGGGAGGAAAGCCATGCTTAATCAGCAAAAACTTATTGGTTACCATGCGGGAACGACCTTTTTGCATCGCCTATCCGGAGCGAGTAAGTTACTGTTTTTCATTTTGGTATCAACTGCAGCGATGATTAG
This Streptococcus anginosus DNA region includes the following protein-coding sequences:
- a CDS encoding SAM hydrolase/SAM-dependent halogenase family protein codes for the protein MQNNLLVLQSDFGLVDGAVSAMVGVALEESPTLKIHHLTHDITPYNIFEGSYRLFQTVNYWPEGTTFVSVVDPGVGSKRKSVVAKTVQNQYIVTPNNGTLSFIKKHVGILAIREISEVENRRKNTEHSYTFHGRDVYAYTGAKLASGHITFEEVGPKLSIDEIVEIPVVETTIGNDFVSGAIDILDVRFGSLWTSITREEFYTLSPEFGNRFEVTIYNNDMLVYQNQVTYGKSFADVRIGQPILYINSLYRVGLAINQGSFAKAYNVGVGAQWSIEIKRIEK
- a CDS encoding ECF-type riboflavin transporter substrate-binding protein codes for the protein MKNNSIRSVVATGIGAALFVVIGMISIPTPVPNTSIQLQYALQALFSVIFGPVVGFLTGFIGHALKDSLQYGNPWWSWVIASGLFGLIIGLFQKRIRVTQGIFEAKDIVSFNVIQLLANAVVWIVIAPLGDILIYNEPVNKVFVQGVVATISNGLTVAIAGTVLLLAYARTQTKSGSLKKD
- a CDS encoding helix-turn-helix transcriptional regulator, which translates into the protein MAKNLKLKIARVEHDLTQGDLADAIGVTRQTIGLIEAGKYNPSLGLCIAICKRLDKTLDQLFWEE
- a CDS encoding DUF6773 family protein, producing MSKIKDYFGGEKDERIRQGTYKAEAYAFRFLLVFLIIAISIKFFFLDSPIEGYVDELAAVLIAVSICYFVLWRERIVEKSLGILTTLFQSFLLTILSGYYHYHFGELHYKNRSTSDFILFLFGSFITYLLVLGVFNWLLNKYNQHRRDKIDMEMEDSE
- a CDS encoding nucleoside phosphorylase, with the translated sequence MILEEFDENRQAIINPEDLVEALPNFPETVVSCFARETFKRMLADFQHELLTSTSMANIEIPIYKIVIKGKAIAVFNSPVGAAACIAILEDLIAFGMKKLVLFGTCGVLDETIRETSIIVPHTAIRDEGTSYHYLPASDEIEVNVGLRDFLQSILADKGISHTVGKVWTTDGIYRETAAKLRKRKEMGAICVDMECSAVAALAAFREISVCHFFYAADHLSEEAWDMRNLANHADLDEKDKVANLAIQLALAL
- a CDS encoding ABC transporter ATP-binding protein, whose amino-acid sequence is MKKPIIQFENFSFQYQAQTEPTLKNVDLTIYEGEKVLIVGPSGSGKSTLGQCLNGIIPTIYHGEMTGNLWIQGKSAFGSSIYDLSNLVSTVLQDTDGQFIGLSVAEDLAFALENDMVDLPMMREKVHLWAEKLDLLSLLHQRPQDLSGGQKQRVSLAGVLIDESPILLFDEPLANLDPKSGQDTIELIDQIHTEAGTTTIVIEHRLEDVLYRSIDRIILINDGQILFNGSPDNLLHTQLLAENGIREPLYLTTLRQLGFQLENSAQLANLAQIDVSAVQFLGEKVSIQKSQAQDDLLELKNVQFAYGEKKVLQDIDFTISKGEKIAIVGKNGAGKSTLAKALCQFIATEGSYTWQGRDIKGDSIKERAERIGYVLQNPNQMISTTMIFDEVALGLKLRGVAEEEIKKRVLTVLKTCGLYEFRHWPISALSFGQKKRVTIASILVLNPEIILLDEPTAGQDQRNYTEIMNFLNELNQKGHTIIMITHDMQLMLDYSDRAVVMLDGKILADKTPAEVLTDKTLIYVANLKETSIFSLAEKLNVDPLALTEFYMQEREESHA